A genomic window from Nosocomiicoccus massiliensis includes:
- the ribF gene encoding riboflavin biosynthesis protein RibF, which translates to MKTYRLYYPNDLSIENEPIALALGFFDGLHLGHQQVIDTMIEIAEEKGLKKAVMTFDPHPSVVLNPKMRRTTYITPLKEKEEMLKEKGIDYLFVVNFSSDFAALSHDTFVKEYLISNNVKEVIAGFDFSYGQYGKGSITTLKTYDEFNTTKVLPINENEEKISTTKIRELLLSDKLEEANKILGRPYQINGVVVQGEKRGRTIGFRTANIEPSGPFLLPSLGVYAVTMTIGADDTIYRGVASIGKKPTFHEDYKVTIEVHLIDFDRTIYGEEVSVYLHNYLRGEKKFDGLDDLIEAMTIDKENAIQLLEKFE; encoded by the coding sequence ATGAAAACATATCGACTATATTATCCAAATGATTTATCTATAGAAAACGAACCAATCGCATTAGCGCTCGGTTTTTTTGATGGACTCCATCTCGGACATCAACAAGTGATTGACACGATGATTGAAATTGCAGAAGAAAAAGGATTAAAAAAAGCAGTGATGACGTTTGATCCGCATCCTTCTGTCGTTTTAAATCCGAAAATGCGACGGACGACGTATATTACGCCGTTAAAAGAAAAAGAAGAGATGCTAAAAGAAAAAGGCATCGACTACTTATTTGTCGTAAACTTCTCAAGTGACTTTGCAGCGTTATCTCACGATACGTTTGTGAAAGAGTATTTAATCTCTAACAACGTGAAAGAAGTAATCGCAGGGTTTGATTTTTCATATGGACAGTACGGTAAAGGATCGATTACGACGTTAAAGACGTATGACGAATTTAACACGACTAAAGTACTTCCGATAAACGAGAACGAAGAAAAAATTTCGACGACAAAAATCCGAGAACTTCTTTTAAGTGACAAGCTAGAAGAAGCAAATAAAATACTCGGTCGACCATATCAAATTAACGGTGTCGTCGTTCAAGGTGAAAAACGCGGGAGAACGATTGGGTTTAGAACAGCAAACATCGAACCGAGCGGACCGTTTTTACTACCGTCACTCGGGGTGTACGCTGTTACGATGACGATTGGTGCAGATGATACGATTTATAGAGGTGTCGCATCGATTGGTAAAAAACCGACGTTCCACGAAGATTATAAAGTGACGATTGAAGTCCATTTAATTGATTTTGACCGTACGATATACGGTGAAGAAGTGTCAGTGTATCTTCATAACTATTTACGTGGAGAAAAGAAATTTGACGGTTTAGATGATTTAATTGAAGCGATGACAATCGATAAAGAAAACGCCATACAGTTACTTGAAAAATTCGAGTAA
- the rnpM gene encoding RNase P modulator RnpM, with translation MARKIPMRKDILSGEMFKKQDLIRIVKTKDGEVFADETGKKNGRGAYVVKDLEKVNDARDKKVLESKLGVSTEVLGPVYDEIIRLIYREDIPKR, from the coding sequence ATGGCACGAAAAATTCCGATGAGAAAAGATATTTTATCTGGTGAAATGTTTAAAAAACAAGATCTTATACGAATCGTTAAAACGAAAGACGGCGAAGTATTTGCAGATGAAACTGGAAAGAAAAACGGTCGTGGTGCCTACGTCGTCAAAGATTTAGAAAAAGTAAACGATGCACGTGACAAAAAGGTTTTAGAAAGTAAACTCGGTGTATCAACAGAGGTGTTAGGCCCAGTGTATGACGAAATTATTCGTCTCATATACCGCGAGGATATTCCGAAGCGATGA
- a CDS encoding PolC-type DNA polymerase III, with product MDYNRQFNILLQQANIEDNEQLTGGELRKVIVDDKTREWEFHIHFETLIDYAVFAFLKQKVEETFRNIATVRLRVHANEFKERDIYEYLKEALENIEVTENFKRQINNSKIMYNDDTLKFSFTSDVTKEYFERKIKNNLILEYRSYGILISDIVADVDFDAQTKNDEKLDQKITNHTEKLLEQHKKEKEKEVSKPKEIVKQIGKKLTFDGVRKMYTIEDEEYNVRLEGVIFSKDVIHTRTGKQILNMKITDYTDSIQVKRFGNKEEETNVFEALNKGDWVIVEGNIEYDDFAKDLVMNLRALTITKPPKHEDDSEEKRVELHLHTMMSAMDGVTTIEDYIDRAVEYGHPALAITDHNNVQAFPNAYNYAKSKGLKMLFGMEANIVEDSAKLAFKDSPVRLEDATYVVFDVETTGLSSRYDKIIELAAVKVHNGEIIDRYESFINPHEPLSEVIKNLTGITDSMLENEREFEDVLPEFREWVGDAIYVAHNATFDMGFIDTAFTKLGFGPSDNPVIDTLEITRVLNKDLKRHNLAALAKHYNVELVSHHRAIYDAEATGFIFIKMLAQLKNAGIATHQDINTLARDDAFKLSKPSHATILVKNQIGLKNLFKIVSDSLTDSFYQVPRVRKHFLDAHREGLIIGSACDNGEVFRTLLEKSYDDALKKARYYDYLEVFPKDLYVHLYERELIRDDDMYEELIHNMIKIGDELSIPVVATGNVHYLDKKDKIRREIIIKGNPGNPLSRQTLPEAHFRTTTEMLEDFSFLGDELSRKIVIENTNEISRSIDEVEVIKNGLFTPEIENANEEVKELTYSTAKEIYGDPLPEIIEARLEKELNSIISNGFGVVYLISQKLVKKSLDDGYLVGSRGSVGSSLVATMMGITEVNPMPPHYICPKCKHSEFFDDGKYNSGFDLPDKKCEKCNVEFIKEGQDIPFETFLGFKGDKVPDIDLNFSGEYQATAHNYTKELFGVDYVYRAGTISTLADKTAFGYVNGYMNDHGLHKRKAEIDRLSSESEGIKRTTGQHPGGIIVIPDSMDVFDFTPIQYPADDTSSEWRTTHFDFHSIDENVLKLDILGHVDPTMIRMLEDLTGVDPKTIRIDDEDTMKLFEGPEVLGVSRDDIMSNTGTYGVPEFGTPFVREMLEDTKPNTFGELVQISGLSHGTDVWLGNAQDLIRKGICDISTVIGCRDDIMVTLMYKGLEPSLAFKIMESVRKGRGLQPEWIEAMKANGVEDWYIDSCLKIKYMFPKAHAAAYVLMAVRIAYFKVHYPKEYYATYLSVRAADFDLMTMTKDKSTIRTRVKEMKDNYNELTKKEKDLLIVLEIVNEMRHRDINMLPVNIEKSHPEHFIIEGDALIPPFTAVPGLGLSVARNIAEVRKHDHFISKEDLNKKAGVSQKVIDYLTELGSLDHLPDKAQLSIFDL from the coding sequence GTGGATTACAACCGGCAATTTAACATACTCTTACAACAGGCAAATATAGAAGACAATGAACAGTTAACTGGCGGGGAACTTAGAAAAGTAATCGTCGACGACAAAACGCGTGAATGGGAGTTTCATATACATTTTGAGACGCTGATCGATTACGCGGTATTTGCGTTTTTAAAGCAAAAAGTCGAAGAGACGTTTCGAAATATCGCAACGGTTCGCTTAAGAGTACATGCTAATGAATTCAAAGAGCGAGACATTTACGAGTATTTAAAAGAAGCGCTAGAAAATATCGAAGTGACTGAAAACTTTAAGCGCCAAATTAACAATTCGAAAATTATGTATAACGACGACACTTTAAAATTTAGTTTTACGAGTGACGTTACTAAAGAATATTTTGAACGAAAAATTAAAAACAATTTAATTTTAGAATATCGTTCATATGGCATCCTCATCTCAGACATCGTGGCAGATGTAGATTTTGATGCACAAACAAAAAACGATGAAAAACTCGATCAAAAAATTACGAATCATACAGAAAAATTATTAGAACAACATAAAAAAGAGAAAGAAAAAGAAGTATCGAAGCCTAAAGAAATCGTTAAGCAAATCGGTAAAAAACTTACGTTTGATGGCGTAAGAAAGATGTATACGATCGAAGATGAAGAATATAACGTCCGATTAGAAGGTGTAATTTTCAGTAAAGACGTGATACATACACGTACTGGAAAGCAAATTTTAAATATGAAAATTACCGACTACACGGATAGCATTCAAGTGAAACGTTTCGGTAACAAAGAAGAAGAAACTAACGTATTCGAAGCGCTGAATAAAGGGGACTGGGTAATCGTCGAAGGAAATATTGAGTACGATGACTTCGCAAAAGACCTTGTCATGAATTTACGTGCGTTAACGATTACTAAACCACCTAAACATGAAGATGATAGTGAAGAGAAGCGTGTCGAACTTCATCTTCATACGATGATGAGTGCGATGGACGGTGTGACGACAATAGAAGATTATATTGACCGCGCGGTTGAATACGGACATCCTGCACTTGCTATAACAGACCATAACAACGTTCAAGCATTCCCGAACGCATATAATTATGCTAAAAGTAAAGGTTTAAAAATGCTCTTTGGTATGGAAGCAAACATCGTCGAAGATAGTGCGAAACTCGCATTTAAAGATAGTCCAGTGCGTTTAGAAGACGCGACGTACGTCGTATTTGACGTTGAGACGACAGGGTTATCTAGTAGATACGATAAAATTATCGAACTCGCAGCAGTTAAAGTACATAACGGTGAAATCATCGACCGTTATGAAAGCTTTATTAATCCGCATGAACCGTTATCAGAGGTCATTAAAAACTTAACAGGTATTACAGATTCGATGTTAGAAAACGAACGTGAATTTGAAGATGTTCTCCCTGAATTTAGAGAGTGGGTCGGGGATGCGATATATGTCGCACATAACGCGACGTTTGACATGGGCTTCATTGATACGGCGTTCACTAAGCTTGGGTTTGGTCCGTCAGATAACCCTGTCATCGACACGTTAGAGATTACGAGAGTACTCAATAAAGACTTAAAACGTCATAACTTAGCAGCACTTGCTAAACATTATAACGTCGAACTCGTCAGTCACCATAGAGCGATCTACGACGCAGAAGCGACAGGTTTTATATTTATAAAGATGTTAGCGCAGTTAAAGAATGCGGGCATTGCCACACATCAGGATATTAATACGCTCGCTAGAGATGATGCGTTTAAGTTAAGTAAACCGAGCCACGCGACAATTTTAGTTAAAAACCAAATCGGTTTAAAAAACTTATTTAAAATTGTTTCAGATAGTTTAACAGATAGTTTTTACCAAGTACCGCGAGTGAGAAAGCACTTTTTAGACGCTCACCGTGAAGGGTTAATTATCGGAAGTGCGTGTGATAACGGAGAAGTGTTTCGAACGTTATTAGAAAAGTCATATGACGATGCACTTAAAAAAGCACGTTACTATGACTATTTAGAAGTGTTCCCGAAAGACTTATATGTTCATCTCTATGAACGCGAGTTAATTCGAGATGACGATATGTACGAAGAACTCATTCATAACATGATTAAAATCGGAGACGAATTATCGATTCCAGTCGTCGCGACAGGAAACGTTCATTATCTCGATAAAAAAGATAAAATTCGTCGCGAAATTATCATTAAAGGAAACCCTGGGAATCCGTTATCCCGACAAACGTTACCGGAAGCTCATTTTAGAACGACGACTGAAATGCTTGAGGACTTTTCGTTTTTAGGTGACGAACTTTCACGAAAAATTGTCATTGAAAATACGAACGAAATTAGTCGTTCGATTGACGAAGTCGAAGTCATTAAAAACGGATTATTCACACCAGAAATTGAAAATGCAAACGAAGAAGTTAAGGAGTTAACGTATTCAACAGCAAAAGAGATTTACGGTGATCCATTACCAGAAATCATCGAAGCACGTTTAGAAAAAGAGTTAAACAGTATTATCTCAAACGGATTTGGCGTCGTGTACCTAATCTCACAAAAGCTCGTTAAAAAATCACTCGATGACGGCTACTTAGTAGGTAGTCGTGGTTCAGTTGGTTCAAGTTTAGTCGCGACGATGATGGGGATTACTGAAGTTAACCCAATGCCGCCGCACTATATTTGTCCGAAGTGTAAGCATAGTGAGTTTTTCGACGATGGTAAATATAACTCAGGATTTGACTTACCCGACAAAAAATGTGAGAAGTGTAATGTCGAATTCATTAAAGAAGGTCAGGATATTCCGTTTGAAACGTTTTTAGGATTTAAAGGGGATAAAGTTCCAGATATCGATTTAAACTTTAGTGGAGAATATCAAGCGACAGCACATAACTACACGAAAGAACTATTCGGTGTAGACTACGTCTACCGTGCAGGAACGATTTCTACACTCGCAGATAAGACTGCATTCGGATACGTGAATGGATATATGAATGATCACGGACTTCATAAACGTAAAGCAGAAATCGATAGACTATCAAGCGAAAGTGAAGGGATTAAACGTACGACAGGTCAGCACCCAGGGGGAATTATCGTTATCCCGGATTCTATGGACGTCTTTGATTTTACGCCAATTCAATATCCAGCAGACGATACGTCGAGTGAATGGCGTACGACACACTTTGACTTCCATAGTATCGACGAAAACGTCTTAAAACTCGATATCCTTGGTCACGTTGATCCGACGATGATTCGTATGCTCGAAGATTTAACAGGCGTGGATCCGAAGACGATTCGAATCGACGACGAAGATACGATGAAACTATTTGAAGGTCCAGAAGTACTCGGTGTAAGTCGAGATGACATTATGAGTAATACTGGAACGTACGGCGTACCTGAATTCGGAACACCTTTTGTTCGTGAAATGTTAGAAGATACAAAACCAAATACATTTGGTGAGCTCGTTCAAATCTCGGGATTATCACACGGTACAGACGTTTGGCTAGGAAATGCGCAGGATTTAATCCGAAAAGGAATTTGTGACATTTCAACAGTTATCGGGTGTCGTGACGATATAATGGTTACTTTAATGTATAAAGGACTCGAGCCGAGTTTAGCGTTTAAAATTATGGAGAGTGTACGTAAAGGACGCGGACTTCAACCAGAGTGGATTGAAGCGATGAAAGCAAATGGGGTAGAAGATTGGTATATCGATTCTTGCTTAAAAATTAAGTACATGTTCCCGAAAGCACACGCAGCAGCGTACGTACTTATGGCAGTAAGAATTGCGTACTTTAAAGTGCATTATCCTAAAGAATATTACGCGACATATTTAAGTGTACGTGCAGCTGACTTTGATTTAATGACGATGACAAAAGACAAGTCGACAATTCGTACGCGCGTAAAAGAGATGAAAGACAACTATAATGAGTTAACGAAAAAAGAAAAAGACTTATTAATCGTTTTAGAAATTGTGAATGAGATGAGACATCGTGATATTAATATGTTACCGGTCAATATCGAAAAATCTCATCCAGAGCACTTCATTATAGAAGGCGATGCTTTAATCCCACCGTTTACTGCAGTACCAGGACTCGGGCTAAGTGTTGCAAGAAATATTGCTGAAGTGAGAAAACATGACCACTTTATAAGTAAAGAAGATTTAAATAAAAAAGCTGGAGTATCCCAAAAAGTGATCGATTATTTAACAGAACTTGGAAGTTTAGATCATTTACCAGATAAAGCACAGCTTTCTATATTCGACTTATAA
- the truB gene encoding tRNA pseudouridine(55) synthase TruB, whose protein sequence is MYSGVICVDKPKGMTSHDVVMKVRRKLHMKKVGHTGTLDPDVTGVLPVVVGDATQLTEVLQERQKSYTAVVTLGFSTTTEDSAGEKVKTSDVSHITKEMIDDVIENFERDYNQTVPIYSSVKVNGKKLYEYARNNEKVERPSRVVTIYRLERTGDITFKDTIDFQIDVTCSKGTYIRTLAVDIGRKLGVEAHMSYLRRTESCGFTEDDAVELDTISEASIIPILEVLSDEYTVELFDELKDRGPLFKISNGQKMSQNDMMKLTNNEDVETVLFVKNNRPIGLYKKHKENEFKPFKMFLTSNDL, encoded by the coding sequence ATGTATAGTGGAGTCATCTGTGTGGATAAACCAAAAGGTATGACAAGTCATGACGTCGTCATGAAAGTCAGACGTAAATTACATATGAAAAAGGTCGGTCATACAGGAACGTTAGATCCGGATGTGACTGGTGTGTTACCGGTTGTCGTTGGAGATGCAACGCAACTGACTGAAGTGTTACAAGAAAGACAAAAAAGTTATACAGCAGTAGTAACGCTCGGATTTTCAACGACAACTGAAGATTCTGCAGGTGAAAAAGTAAAAACGAGTGACGTATCACATATTACTAAAGAAATGATCGACGACGTTATTGAAAACTTTGAAAGAGATTATAACCAAACAGTACCGATCTATAGCTCGGTGAAAGTAAACGGTAAAAAGTTATATGAATACGCACGAAATAACGAAAAGGTAGAAAGACCGAGCCGCGTCGTTACGATTTATCGTTTAGAACGTACTGGAGATATTACGTTTAAAGATACGATAGATTTTCAAATTGACGTAACATGCTCAAAAGGTACATACATTCGTACGCTTGCTGTAGACATCGGTCGTAAACTCGGTGTAGAAGCACATATGTCGTATTTAAGAAGAACAGAATCGTGTGGGTTTACTGAAGATGATGCGGTCGAATTAGATACAATTAGTGAAGCGTCGATAATTCCGATTTTAGAAGTTTTAAGCGATGAATATACCGTAGAACTGTTCGACGAACTGAAAGACCGTGGACCATTGTTTAAAATTTCAAATGGGCAAAAGATGAGTCAAAATGATATGATGAAACTAACGAATAATGAAGACGTAGAGACTGTTTTATTTGTTAAAAACAACCGACCAATCGGTTTGTATAAAAAACATAAAGAAAACGAATTTAAACCGTTTAAAATGTTTCTTACGTCAAATGACTTGTGA
- a CDS encoding L7Ae/L30e/S12e/Gadd45 family ribosomal protein, with protein MNKELNLLGLATRAGKVINGEPLTLDGIKRKSVKLVYLASDAGNSTKKRIRDKTTTQSIPLIEDYTNHELSQSTGAYNRVVLGVTDVGFKKKLLELNEKGT; from the coding sequence ATGAATAAAGAGTTAAATTTACTCGGACTTGCAACACGTGCAGGAAAAGTAATTAACGGTGAACCTCTAACTTTAGATGGTATTAAACGTAAATCAGTGAAACTTGTTTACTTAGCAAGTGACGCTGGGAATAGTACAAAAAAGAGAATACGCGATAAAACAACAACTCAGTCAATTCCTTTAATTGAAGATTATACTAATCACGAGCTTTCACAAAGCACTGGAGCATATAACCGAGTGGTTCTCGGTGTGACAGATGTTGGCTTTAAAAAGAAGTTGTTAGAGTTGAATGAGAAAGGAACGTGA
- the rbfA gene encoding 30S ribosome-binding factor RbfA, producing the protein MAKRNDRVAEEIKKVVTEVIDNEVMDKEPSLKLVTVTEVEVSEELEYANVYFTTLNENKREVEDILNKYRGLLRSAVAKNIRLRKAPEIYVKYDQSVDYGSRIEDLLNQIKNEGK; encoded by the coding sequence ATGGCTAAGCGTAATGACCGAGTTGCAGAAGAAATTAAAAAAGTAGTGACTGAAGTCATCGATAACGAAGTGATGGATAAAGAACCATCGTTAAAACTCGTTACAGTGACTGAAGTTGAAGTTTCTGAAGAGCTTGAATATGCGAACGTATACTTTACGACTTTAAACGAAAATAAAAGAGAAGTTGAAGATATTTTAAATAAATATCGTGGATTACTTCGTTCAGCAGTTGCAAAAAATATTCGTTTAAGAAAAGCACCAGAAATTTACGTGAAGTACGATCAATCTGTCGACTACGGTAGCAGAATTGAAGACTTATTAAACCAAATTAAAAACGAAGGCAAATAA
- the infB gene encoding translation initiation factor IF-2, translating to MSKIRIHEYAKQHNLQSKEVINTLNESGKDFSSHMQTLNDDDVKLLDQKFVKKEKKNDKPKQNKEKKHKHNNKKQDNKKNVNKKNDKKNKQQKQQPKQQEKPVKEAKAEIQGEKTFTYEEGITVGELASKINVDASKVVKDLFMLGIMTNINQSLDDEAVEIVADNYGYTAEKEEVIDDTDLDIYFDLENEELTEERPAIVTIMGHVDHGKTTLLDSIRNANVTSGEAGGITQHIGAYQIHWNGKDITFLDTPGHEAFTTMRARGAQVTDLTVLVVAADDGVMPQTIEALNHAKAAETPIIVAVNKIDKPTANPDRVMTELGEHGLFPEDWGGDTIFVPLSALTGEGIDDLLEMITLVSEVEELSTKSDRDAIGTVIEAELDKSRGPVATLLVQHGTLHVGDSLVVGNTFGKVRAMTNDLGERIQTAGPSLPVEITGLNDIPQAGDRFVVFEDDKKARSIGEKRREDKIMRDRESTNKISLDNLFETLKEGELKDLNLILKADVQGTVEALAASLMKIDVEGVNIRIIHTGVGAINESDVTLANASNAIIIGFNVRPDANARRTAENEKVDIRLHRVIYKALEEIEQAMKGMLDPEYEEEVIGYAEVRQTIKVSKIGTIAGSYVTEGKITRDAGVRVIREGVVIFEGELDSLKRFKDDAKEVASGYECGITIKNFNDIKEGDQIEAFQMVEVRRV from the coding sequence ATGAGTAAGATTAGAATTCATGAATACGCGAAACAACATAACTTACAGAGTAAAGAAGTTATAAATACTTTAAACGAGAGTGGAAAAGACTTTAGCTCTCATATGCAGACGTTAAACGATGATGACGTTAAACTATTAGACCAAAAGTTTGTTAAAAAAGAAAAGAAAAATGACAAACCAAAACAAAACAAAGAGAAAAAACATAAACATAACAATAAAAAGCAAGACAATAAAAAGAACGTAAACAAAAAGAATGACAAAAAAAATAAGCAGCAAAAGCAACAACCAAAACAACAAGAAAAGCCTGTAAAAGAAGCTAAAGCTGAGATTCAAGGTGAAAAGACGTTTACGTATGAAGAAGGAATTACAGTCGGTGAGCTTGCTTCAAAAATTAATGTCGACGCATCAAAAGTCGTTAAAGACTTATTTATGCTCGGAATTATGACAAACATCAACCAAAGTTTAGATGACGAAGCGGTTGAAATCGTCGCAGATAACTACGGCTATACAGCTGAAAAAGAAGAAGTTATCGACGACACGGACCTCGATATTTACTTCGATTTAGAAAACGAAGAGTTAACAGAAGAGCGTCCAGCGATCGTTACGATTATGGGACACGTTGACCACGGTAAAACGACTCTACTTGACTCAATCCGTAACGCAAACGTAACGAGTGGAGAAGCGGGTGGAATCACTCAGCATATCGGTGCATACCAAATTCATTGGAACGGTAAAGATATTACATTCTTAGATACACCAGGACACGAAGCGTTCACTACGATGCGTGCACGTGGTGCTCAAGTGACAGACTTAACAGTACTAGTCGTCGCAGCAGATGACGGTGTAATGCCTCAAACAATCGAAGCGTTAAACCATGCTAAAGCTGCAGAGACACCAATTATCGTAGCAGTAAACAAAATCGATAAGCCAACAGCAAATCCTGACCGCGTCATGACTGAACTCGGTGAACACGGATTATTCCCAGAAGACTGGGGTGGAGATACAATCTTCGTACCACTTTCAGCATTAACTGGTGAAGGAATCGATGATTTACTTGAAATGATTACACTAGTCAGTGAAGTCGAAGAGTTAAGCACAAAATCTGACCGCGACGCGATTGGTACAGTAATCGAAGCAGAGCTCGACAAATCACGTGGACCTGTAGCGACGCTACTCGTTCAGCACGGTACGTTACATGTTGGAGATTCTTTAGTTGTTGGAAATACGTTCGGTAAAGTACGTGCGATGACAAACGACTTAGGTGAAAGAATCCAAACAGCTGGACCATCATTACCAGTTGAAATTACTGGTTTAAACGATATTCCACAAGCTGGCGACAGATTCGTCGTCTTTGAAGACGATAAAAAGGCACGTTCTATCGGTGAAAAACGCCGTGAAGACAAAATTATGCGCGACCGCGAGTCTACAAATAAGATTAGTTTAGATAACTTATTTGAAACGCTTAAAGAAGGCGAGTTAAAAGACTTAAACTTAATTCTTAAAGCGGACGTTCAAGGTACAGTAGAAGCTCTTGCAGCGTCACTCATGAAGATTGACGTTGAAGGTGTAAATATCCGAATTATCCATACAGGTGTTGGAGCAATTAACGAATCAGACGTTACACTTGCAAACGCATCGAACGCGATTATTATCGGATTTAACGTACGTCCAGATGCAAACGCACGTCGTACAGCAGAAAACGAAAAAGTAGACATTCGTCTACACCGCGTAATCTATAAAGCATTAGAAGAAATAGAGCAAGCAATGAAAGGTATGCTCGACCCTGAATACGAAGAAGAAGTCATTGGATACGCAGAAGTACGTCAAACGATTAAAGTTTCTAAAATCGGTACAATCGCTGGTTCTTACGTGACTGAAGGTAAGATTACTAGAGACGCAGGCGTTCGTGTAATCCGTGAAGGTGTCGTCATCTTTGAAGGTGAACTCGATTCACTGAAACGATTTAAAGACGACGCAAAAGAAGTTGCTTCAGGATACGAATGTGGGATTACGATCAAAAACTTTAACGATATTAAAGAGGGCGACCAAATCGAAGCGTTCCAAATGGTTGAAGTTAGGAGAGTTTAA
- the nusA gene encoding transcription termination factor NusA, with protein sequence MVVNQELLNAIEYIQKEKNIPVEVLVEAIEAALLTAYKRNYKEHKNVRVEINMDTGNYRVVSRKDVVEEVEDDTAEIDLLTAREYNPAYEVGDPFDEDVTPSDFNRVGAQAAKQAVMQRIRDAEREILYEEFIDKEDELLIGTVDRVDSRFVYVTLGNTDAVLPESERMANEVYKTGDKIRVYLNKVEQTTRGPQIYVSRTHPNLLKRLFEEEVPEIYDGTVLIMSVAREAGERSKISVYAENENVDAVGSCVGARGARVEAIVDELSGEKIDIVLYDKDPKVYVKNALSPSEVVDVIINEDEKSTTVVVPDHQLSLAIGKRGQNARLAAKLTGWKIDIVSESEFNGDAEDEETLEETEVEE encoded by the coding sequence ATAGTAGTGAATCAGGAATTACTGAATGCAATAGAATATATTCAAAAAGAAAAGAACATCCCAGTAGAAGTACTCGTTGAAGCAATTGAAGCGGCACTTTTAACTGCGTATAAAAGAAATTATAAAGAACATAAAAACGTCCGTGTAGAAATTAATATGGACACAGGAAACTACCGCGTTGTATCTAGAAAAGACGTCGTTGAGGAAGTAGAAGACGACACAGCAGAGATTGATTTACTCACAGCGAGAGAATACAACCCAGCATATGAAGTCGGTGACCCGTTTGATGAAGACGTAACACCTTCAGACTTTAACCGTGTCGGTGCACAAGCTGCGAAACAAGCAGTTATGCAAAGAATTCGAGATGCTGAACGTGAAATTTTATATGAAGAGTTTATAGATAAAGAAGATGAGTTATTAATCGGAACAGTCGATAGAGTCGACAGTCGTTTCGTATACGTCACACTTGGTAACACGGATGCTGTATTACCAGAGTCAGAGCGTATGGCAAATGAAGTCTACAAAACTGGCGATAAAATTCGCGTCTATTTAAACAAAGTAGAACAAACGACACGTGGACCACAAATTTACGTCTCACGTACACATCCAAATCTTTTAAAACGACTCTTCGAAGAAGAAGTTCCAGAAATTTATGACGGAACAGTACTGATTATGAGTGTCGCAAGAGAAGCTGGCGAACGTTCTAAAATTTCAGTATACGCTGAAAACGAAAACGTCGATGCAGTTGGGTCATGTGTTGGTGCAAGAGGTGCCCGCGTTGAAGCAATCGTCGACGAGTTATCAGGTGAAAAAATCGACATCGTATTATATGACAAAGATCCTAAAGTATACGTTAAAAACGCATTATCACCGTCAGAAGTGGTCGACGTAATTATTAATGAAGATGAAAAATCAACGACAGTCGTTGTACCAGATCACCAGTTATCACTCGCAATTGGTAAACGTGGTCAAAACGCACGACTTGCTGCGAAGTTAACAGGCTGGAAGATCGATATCGTTTCAGAATCTGAATTTAACGGTGATGCTGAGGATGAAGAAACTTTAGAAGAAACTGAAGTAGAAGAGTAG
- the rimP gene encoding ribosome maturation factor RimP yields MNKKELHIFELAEPVVESLDYSLIEVEYKKEGKDWFLRFYLDKPGGITLDDCVRGSEVLAEKLDEWDIIDGHYFLDVSSPGAERPIKTEKDLETTLNNGIYVKTYQHIDGEQEWTGILTEYDDSSVTIKYRDKTREKTVTVDRDKIAVIRKAVLV; encoded by the coding sequence GTGAATAAAAAAGAATTACACATATTTGAATTAGCAGAACCGGTTGTAGAATCATTGGACTACTCATTAATTGAAGTGGAGTACAAAAAAGAAGGTAAAGATTGGTTTTTAAGATTTTATTTAGACAAACCAGGTGGAATTACGTTAGATGATTGCGTACGTGGCAGTGAAGTACTTGCTGAGAAATTAGACGAATGGGATATTATCGACGGTCATTATTTCCTCGATGTCTCTTCACCAGGTGCAGAGCGTCCAATCAAAACTGAAAAAGATTTAGAGACGACTTTAAACAATGGTATTTATGTAAAAACGTACCAGCATATCGATGGTGAACAAGAATGGACAGGGATACTCACAGAGTACGATGACAGTTCGGTAACGATTAAGTATCGCGATAAAACGCGCGAAAAGACTGTAACAGTCGATCGTGACAAAATTGCTGTAATTCGTAAAGCTGTATTAGTTTGA